TATGTGTAATGGTGAAATAATAAGCTATGCAATTGACAAGAATCCTTCTGCTAAAAATGTCATGGGTGCATTGGAACAGGCTATTGCAATAACATCAGATTGCAAATATAGAAGGACTTTCCATTCGGATCAAGGCTGGGCTTACCAAATGAAAGCATACTCTCATCGTCTAAAAGAAGAAAGAATCTTCCAAAGTATGTCTCGTAAGGGCAACTGTCGTGATAACGCTGTTATGGAGAACTTCTTTGGACTACTTAAGCAAGAAATCTATTATGGTGTTACTTACTATAGCTATGATGAGCTAAAGTCAGAAATAGAACGATATATAAAGTATTATAATGAACAAAGGATTAAAGAAAAATTAGGATGGCTAAGTCCAGTGCAATACAGGCTTAGACTCTTGGCTGCATAAAAATAGCGTAGCAGTCATATAAACTGCTACGCTAAAAAAGTCTAACTTTTGGGGGTCACATCAAAGCCCCTGTTTTTGTTTGCTATTTAACTAAAACTAAACTACCAAACTAACTCAAGTCATCCATAAAACCTGTTGCCACCCTATCTGCCATTCTCATTAAACGTCTGCCATCAATATTCTTGTACTGAGTTCCACCTGCCCAAACACCAAGAATAAAGGCATTGTTTAAACAGCCATATCTCTTACTAAGTATTCTATGGTTCGGCCAGTCCAAGTCTATATAATTCCCTTGAACATCTGACTTAATAATATTTCTGTCATAGAGATTCTTGAGTAATTTATTGTATTTTGCATTTTCTTTAATAGTTAAATCAAAACCAGCTGTGTTCAGTACATAATCGACTGTCACTACATCTTTATCTTCAGAACAAATGCTGAAGCTTCCATCTTCATTTGTTTTTATATCTTTTGTATTGTAAATAACTTCAATATCTCCAGCTGCATAAGAATCCACAACTCTACTCAGAGTCTCAACAGGACCAGTCCCTCTAAATCTCCAATAAGGCTTCTCGTAATTTGCTAAATATCTATCTCTGTCACTGCCACTAAGCGCTGCAAAAATATCTGCATCCAAGTCATAGAAGCTATAGAAATATTCTATCAACTCAGCGAGTTCTTGATCATCGCTTTGTATTACTTTCTCAAGCTTATCCATTGTGAAAGGTGTCAGTTCTTTAAACTTAGCCATCTGGTCTAAACCTAGTCTATCTAAATCAGCTTGTACAGTTTTCACAAGTTCATCTAGGTCAATCAACCCATCACCAGAACTTAGTCTCTCCTCAATCCATTCCCAATCTACAGTTGATTGCAAATTCTTATCCGATTTAACCTCTAAGGCAGGTATCTGAAAACCCTCGTCCAAAGTACAGAAATAAAGTTTCTTAACTAGAGGTTTCTCAAATTGGAAATATCTATAAGCATCTAGAGATGAGGCTCCTGTACCAATAATTGCAACTCTATCTTCTTGCTTGATATCCGCCAATTTAACTTCCATTGGGTATATGTCTCTGATAAATTTTTCTTGACCACTTAGCTTGTAATCATCTCTATACACTGGGTGACCTATACATAAGAAAATTGCATCATAGATTTTTTCGTTTAGTGATTCACTTACTGATTGTTTATCAGCCTTTAGTGATTCTGACAAGTCTGCTCCCTCATCTCGGAGAACTTCCCTAGAATATAGTTTGTAGCGTGGATCCGATTTATCCTCGTTTATTATAACCTCAACATCTTCCACATCAGCCCTGATAACTTCTACTTGTGGATGAGAAAAATCTTGAGAAAAACTTTGCTCAAGATAATCTCCAAAAGCTTCACGCTTCACCAAACCTTCAACACTGTAAGCAGTATCACTATGCTCGTCTACATAATCTTGGAAACCATATTCATTGCTAAAGTCCGTGCTCATACCACTTACCCTAGTATTAATAACTTTTGTGTCTGTATCTCTAATATGCGGCATACCTTTGGACAACTCAGGACGCTTCTCATAAACATCTATATTGAAGTTTTCATTGAATTTCTCGTGATTAATTAAGCTCCTAAGAACTCTAGAACCAATTAGTCCACCACCAATAATTGCAATATTCATTTTTACCTCCAAAGATGCGCTTATTCAGCTACTAAAAAATTTAAACCACGTATAATTTTAACAGTTGTATTAAAATAAATTCTATTAAAGTTATAAGGGATCTTGATTATAAGGATATTGATATGAAAAACTTTCTTAAAAAACATGCTGTTTTGTTAATTGCACTCTCAACCTTATTTATATTTTTAGCTAGTGCTTTTTATGTTTTTACCAGGCCACGTTTAATAGCAACTTCAATTTCTCATGATGGTAAATATACTCTGTCATTTATCGAGACAGAATCTCCTGTATTTTTTGGATCATCGGAAGTACGTGTATTGCTAGAAAAGCCTGAGAAGGAAAGACAAGAGCTCAACACCGAAATTTCTAATGACGGAAAATATTTGGACGAAGAAAACTGGAATGTCACCTGGAAAAAAGATTATGTCGAGGTTCTGCTTATTGGCGAGGAGCAAGGAGGTGAAGATTTACGTTTCTATTTCATTGATAAGCTAGAGAAGTAATTTACTGGTTTCATTTTTTCTACTAATTACTACATTGTTCCGCAAACACTCTGCTATTGTTCCGCAAATCATTATATTGTTCCGGAAACTGCTATAAAACTAATCACAAACACAAAAAATCCCAGTGCACTGCTACAACTGGGATTTGATTTTTTTGATATTTTGAAAATCTCTGAAAATTCCAATAAGTCTGAAACTTCCAATTTCGATATAGCAAGAATCCAAACAAACGAATTAACGTTTTGAGAATTGGCTTGCTTTACGAGCTTTCTTAAGACCATATTTCTTACGCTCTTTAACACGTGAATCACGGGTCAATAGACCGGCTTCCTTCAATGGTTTACGGTAAGAATCTGAATCTACTGCTAATAAAGCATTTGCGATACCGTGACGAACTGCACCAGCTTGTCCTGAGATACCACCACCAGTTACACTTACAAATACATCAAATTTACCTGCTGTAGATGTTAATTTGAATGGTTGCTCTACGATTAATTCGTATGACTTCAATGGGAAGTATTCTTTTAATTCTTTGCCATTGATTTCATATTTTCCTGTACCAGGTAGCAAACGTACTTTAGCAACTGCTTCTTTACGACGACCTGTACCGTAGTAATATACTTGACCATGAGGAGCTTTCATTGTTGTTGATTTCATCTGCTATCCTCCTATATTTCTAAAGTTTCAGGTTGTTGAGCTTCGTGTGGATGCTCTGCACCTGCGTATACTTTTAATTTCTTGATTTGTGCACGACCTAATTTACTCTTAGGTAGCATGCCCTTAACTGCTAATTCAATTAATTTCTCAGGTTTACGTTGTACTAATTCGCTGTAACGAATTTCTTTCAAACCACCTGGGTGTCCTGTGTGGTAACGGTAGAATTTATCTCTCCACTTATTACCTGTTAATTCAACTTTTTCTGCATTAATTACTACTACAAAATCACCTGTGTCCATTGATGGTGTGTAAGTTGGTTTATTTTTTCCCATTAAAATTGTAGCAATTTCAGTAGACAAACGACCTAGAGTCTTGCCTTCTGCATCTACAAGATACCATTTGCGTTCAACATCAGCTGCTTTTACAAATTCTGTACTCATCATGCCCCTCCTTTTTTATTTCTTTAATTTTAGTTTAAAGCACTTAAATACGCACTTCTATTGAAATGCTTGTCTATTCTATCATCTAAAAATTATCTGTCAAGACTTTTTTGATTTTTCGCACTGAAACTTCACTTTTCTCTCGTTTTCTCTCATTTTCTCTTGTTTTCGTGAAAAGTATTTTAATTAGTCTTGATTATCATCAGATTTCTTCCACTGAATATCAGCATCAGTGTCAGCAAGATTATCGAGAGCATTTTCTGCCTCTACTTCATTCTTTTCTGTTTCGGCTTCTTCTACTTTTTCATATTCTGCTGATTCTGCTATTTCATCACGCTCTGCTGATTCTGCTTCTACTTCTTGCTCTGCTGATTCAAGCTCAGTTTGTAAATTTTCAGAGAGTTCAGGTGCTTGTCTCACAATAACATTGTCTGCAACTTTTGCTTCGTCAACTTCTATAGCATCAAATTCGCCTGACTTATCTTTCAGGTATTTATTTATACCTTTCATCAATGAATCAATCTCACGTTCACGCAAAGCTTTTTGCTCAAGCTCATAATAAATTTCATTACTATCCGCTATACGTAGCTTATAATTCTTACTCTCATAAGCTCTGGCTTTTTCTAAAGCGTTCGCAGACGCTAGTAATTCTTCTGCTTCTCTAATTTCTTGAGCTACAACTGCAGTCTCACCATCTTTTCTAACTCTCTCAGATTCGACAAGTAAATCATCTGAATTTTCATTTTCCAATTTCAAAGATTCAATAAAACTGTAAGCTTCTCTATATTCAGCATATAAGTTATTCTTCAACTCAATATAATTAGAAACTCTTTCTTTATCTTTTTTGACAATGTAAAGTTTTCTAATTAAGCATAAGACTAATAATAAGATCAATCCGCCTATAGACATTGTTAATCCTAGTTCAAACCCTCTAGGCACAAAAACTAATTTCAGCTCGTGCTCTCCGGCCTCAGTAGGAACACTCAACAACGCTGTCTCTGCGATTGATTCTATCTTGACTTCTTCACCATCAATATAAGCTTTCCAAGAGCTATCGTAAGGGATATTCAAGAATAGGTTACCATCAGTTTTTGCATTATATTTTGCTACCAATGAATTAGCATTCCACTCTTGCACATCAACTTCTTGTTCTTTAATACTACTAATGACACGTTCATACTTAGCTTTATCAACAGTTGCGGCATATACAGTAACTGCACTTGCTTTGTCCTTATCTTGTTCAATGCTAAAGTTTACTTCATCTCCAGCAGCAACATATCCAACGTCAAAAGTCTCAATCCAATGGATATTTCGAGCTTCAGCTTGACGTACAGTTCCTGACCTACCTTTCTTAACTTCTTCATCATTAGTTGTTTCATTGACTCGTACTTTAACTCGCATGTCTTTGCTTGTTTCAATTGCAAGATACAAGAATTGATCTTCTTTCACATCTATCTTGAAGTTCATTAGACCAGAAGCATTGAAATCTTCAGGTGTTATCGTTACACCTGAGTCACCAGAACCACTAGCTGGACCGAAGTTATAACCATTTACGACTTCTGGATCTACATGTTCAAATAAACCTTCTTCGCCCAAGGCTTTTAACAAGCTGTTCCAGTTTGAAAATGGTGAGCTATCTGTTGGGTTCCAGAATTTAAGTTCTGGTCCTGCTGCAGCACCTACCTCAAGTGCATGAGGATTTTTTAGAAGAGTCATATCGTTATATTCTTCTACTTTTTCCAGAGAAGTATCTCTACTTGCACCATTTTTCAAGAGCAGATATTTCATACCCAAGAGCGAGTTACCAACGTTGGTAGAATCAACATATTTATAACTATTAATATTATTACCGTGGAAAGCTAATTTCTTCATTAGCTTAGCTGTAGCTTCTCTACTAGTTGAACTAAATAGAGTAATTCCTGGATAACCATAGAGAGCACCATCGTTGGTAGTCTTTTGTGGCTTAACTTCCATACGGAAAAAGTCACCATTCTCTTGCTCTTTGGCAACATCTATTAACTGTCCAACATCGTGCATATCATCTACAAAACTAGATCTTCTAGTGTAAACTTCATTTTCTCCTATTGTGTATATAGTCATGAAGCTATTTACTATTAACTCACTAATAATAATGATTCCTAGAAGCAAGCTTGCAGTACGGAAATTTCTAGCTTTTCTAAATCCTGCAAACATTGCTAAATAAACTATAAAGTACAAGATATTAATAAAAGCATTTTCTCTGCTGACATTATCGTTAAGTTTTTCTGCTAATACCACAAATAAGATGGCACCGGCAGATATCATCATTAAAGTCTTGGCGGAGTACTCTCTGATAACGGTTAAGGTTCTAAACATTATCAATAGGAGTACAAATGAAAATAAGAATGCATATCTATAAGGAAGTTGGTTTGGATAGTGCATACCGTGCCAGAAAAAGTCTAAGAAATTATTATTAAAGCTTATATATAAGAATCCTAATAAAGCTAGATGACTAATCTTCTCTCCATTACCAATCTTGTTAGCGAATACATAGAGTGGCAAGAAGATGAAAGCTAAAATGCCAACATAAATATTAGGTAGTCCACTACGAATGTCAGGGCTCATATTCATCAAGCCTCTAGACATGAAGTCAAAAGCATCGAAATTAATGCGCATATCACTTGGCCAAGCATCGCCTGCTGCAGATGTATCAACTAATGATAAGGCTGTTGGTAATAACATCACTGCACTAATGGCCAATGCAATTACTGTAAACAAAGCAAACTTGCTAAATACAGGCCAGAATTTAACATTCAAGAGTTTGTATTCTAATTCACTCTTTCGATATTCAGCTTCATTATCTACGCTATATTCTTCCTCATATGGGTTGATTAAACTGTCTTCATTAATGACACCATGCTTTGCATAAGCTAAATCGGATTTTAACTGTTGAGCTTCTGATTTCGCAGTGAAATATGCTACGAAGAAATAACACGCCACGAACAAACATACAAAGAAAGCCAAGTAGTAGTTAATTATCAGTGCCATTGCCAGGCTAATTATATAAGTTGTAAATTTACTTTCTCTAATAGCCTTATTTACGCCAAGTATAATTATTGGAAGTAAGACTATAACGTCTAACCACATAATATCCCATGAATATGTCAAGTTGAAACCATTAAGTGCATAAGCAGTAGCCAATATTATTATAAAAATATCTGTACTTTTATCATCTGCTTTACTTAATCTGACTTCTCTTCTAGACCTTATAGTGGCTGAACCTAAACGCTTCGCTGGCCCTTCATAGAGCATATACGCAAATGTTAAGCCTGATAAACCAATCTTGGTAACAGTAAGGAAGGTCACTGCTTCAGTGATATGTTCAAGAGGGAATAATACTAATAATAAATTAAGAGGTGAGGCAGCGTAATATGCTGTCAAAGCATAAAAGTTTGTTCCCATTCCAACTGACCAAGAATAGAATATATTTTCACCAGATAATAACTTGCGACGTAGTTCCGCCAAGAAGGATACATACTGATGATATAAGTCGATTGTCAAAGGAGTTCTATCACCTGCAGGATAGAATTGCATCAACATATACGTTACTGTCATTATTATTGCTGGAATAAAGAACGCCAAAGTTAGTATAAATATCTTCTTATTACGTTCTACTTTTCTTTGCTTTTTCACAATTTCCATAGTTCTTCCTCAATTTTCTTGAAATTTTTTCTTGAAAGTCTATTCATTCTTGAAATTCTATTCTCTAATAGAATACATGCTTTTATCAGAAAAAATTATTAAATTTTCTGCATTTCTTTTTGTATTTTGTTTTTCTGTATCTAGCTTTTTCTACATCTCGCCTTTTCAGCATTACACTTTTTAATTATTATTCTAATTTTCTAATTCAGTCTTAATTGAAGCTATCATTTTTTTCAGTTCATTCTTGGGTAAATTGCTTTTGTCCTGCAACTCTAAGAGAATGGTTTTGCTTGTCTTATCTGCCTTAAGTGCTTCTTCAATTTGCTCTTTCAAATCCTGCTCTTCATTTATACTCTGAGCTGCTTCTTCTGCAGCACTTGTTTTTCCAAGTAGCAAAACAAATTCTCCTCTAATCTTATTTTCCGAATAATATTCAATAATATTTTCTACAGTGTCTCTAATTACTTCTTCATATCTTTTTGTAAGTTCACGACCAACTACAAGTTCTCTTTGTCCAAATCCTGCTGCAACTAAATCATTTAAAGTTTGTAATAGTCTATGTGGTGCTTCATAAAGAACTGTAATACCCCTATAATTCTTAATATCTTGTAGGAGTTCATGTTTATCAGATTCTTTCTGTGGCAAAAAACCAACAAATCTAAAATCATCTGCTGGCAACCCACCCAAACTAACTATCGCTATACTTGCTGACGGTCCTGGGACTACTCTAACTTCCAAACCAGCATCTAAACAAGCATCAACAAGCTCTACTCCTGGATCTGAAATAGTAGGCATACCGGCATCTGAGATTTGAGCTATAGACTTGCCTGACTCCAAATCAGCAATTACATTTTCTATACGTGAACGAAAATTATGTTGATGAAAACTTAGGTAATGTGGCTTAATTCCAAAAGGCAAAAGCAATTCTGAACTGGTCCTAGTATCCTCTGCTAGGACTGTATCAACTTGAGCTAATGTACTTAGAGCTCTTACGGAAATATCTCCTAAATTCCCTATAGGAGTCCCAACTATGTAAAGAACTCCAGGCTCTACCTCAGTACTCTCCCATATTTCTTGTAATTTCTTTTTTGGAAAACTTTCAATAAAATCATCTCTCATCGCTTCTACACCTCACTATAATAAGCTGCTACTTCATCAGTATACTCTCCAGCCTTATTATAAATGACCAAATCCTTGCCCCATTCGAAACTGCGCTTCTTACCCTTAGATAAAGCTAGCAAAAATACTTTTACCTTGGCATCATGTTTAGGCAAAACAGCACGTAGATAATAGGGATACAGCTGATATTTGCTCGCAATATTTATTGTCTCAACTAGACGTTCCGGCCTATGCAACAAAGCCATTTTGCCAGAATATTTAAGTGACTTGCT
Above is a window of Fastidiosipila sanguinis DNA encoding:
- a CDS encoding FAD/NAD(P)-binding protein, yielding MNIAIIGGGLIGSRVLRSLINHEKFNENFNIDVYEKRPELSKGMPHIRDTDTKVINTRVSGMSTDFSNEYGFQDYVDEHSDTAYSVEGLVKREAFGDYLEQSFSQDFSHPQVEVIRADVEDVEVIINEDKSDPRYKLYSREVLRDEGADLSESLKADKQSVSESLNEKIYDAIFLCIGHPVYRDDYKLSGQEKFIRDIYPMEVKLADIKQEDRVAIIGTGASSLDAYRYFQFEKPLVKKLYFCTLDEGFQIPALEVKSDKNLQSTVDWEWIEERLSSGDGLIDLDELVKTVQADLDRLGLDQMAKFKELTPFTMDKLEKVIQSDDQELAELIEYFYSFYDLDADIFAALSGSDRDRYLANYEKPYWRFRGTGPVETLSRVVDSYAAGDIEVIYNTKDIKTNEDGSFSICSEDKDVVTVDYVLNTAGFDLTIKENAKYNKLLKNLYDRNIIKSDVQGNYIDLDWPNHRILSKRYGCLNNAFILGVWAGGTQYKNIDGRRLMRMADRVATGFMDDLS
- the rpsI gene encoding 30S ribosomal protein S9; translation: MKSTTMKAPHGQVYYYGTGRRKEAVAKVRLLPGTGKYEINGKELKEYFPLKSYELIVEQPFKLTSTAGKFDVFVSVTGGGISGQAGAVRHGIANALLAVDSDSYRKPLKEAGLLTRDSRVKERKKYGLKKARKASQFSKR
- the rplM gene encoding 50S ribosomal protein L13; its protein translation is MMSTEFVKAADVERKWYLVDAEGKTLGRLSTEIATILMGKNKPTYTPSMDTGDFVVVINAEKVELTGNKWRDKFYRYHTGHPGGLKEIRYSELVQRKPEKLIELAVKGMLPKSKLGRAQIKKLKVYAGAEHPHEAQQPETLEI
- a CDS encoding YfhO family protein, whose amino-acid sequence is MEIVKKQRKVERNKKIFILTLAFFIPAIIMTVTYMLMQFYPAGDRTPLTIDLYHQYVSFLAELRRKLLSGENIFYSWSVGMGTNFYALTAYYAASPLNLLLVLFPLEHITEAVTFLTVTKIGLSGLTFAYMLYEGPAKRLGSATIRSRREVRLSKADDKSTDIFIIILATAYALNGFNLTYSWDIMWLDVIVLLPIIILGVNKAIRESKFTTYIISLAMALIINYYLAFFVCLFVACYFFVAYFTAKSEAQQLKSDLAYAKHGVINEDSLINPYEEEYSVDNEAEYRKSELEYKLLNVKFWPVFSKFALFTVIALAISAVMLLPTALSLVDTSAAGDAWPSDMRINFDAFDFMSRGLMNMSPDIRSGLPNIYVGILAFIFLPLYVFANKIGNGEKISHLALLGFLYISFNNNFLDFFWHGMHYPNQLPYRYAFLFSFVLLLIMFRTLTVIREYSAKTLMMISAGAILFVVLAEKLNDNVSRENAFINILYFIVYLAMFAGFRKARNFRTASLLLGIIIISELIVNSFMTIYTIGENEVYTRRSSFVDDMHDVGQLIDVAKEQENGDFFRMEVKPQKTTNDGALYGYPGITLFSSTSREATAKLMKKLAFHGNNINSYKYVDSTNVGNSLLGMKYLLLKNGASRDTSLEKVEEYNDMTLLKNPHALEVGAAAGPELKFWNPTDSSPFSNWNSLLKALGEEGLFEHVDPEVVNGYNFGPASGSGDSGVTITPEDFNASGLMNFKIDVKEDQFLYLAIETSKDMRVKVRVNETTNDEEVKKGRSGTVRQAEARNIHWIETFDVGYVAAGDEVNFSIEQDKDKASAVTVYAATVDKAKYERVISSIKEQEVDVQEWNANSLVAKYNAKTDGNLFLNIPYDSSWKAYIDGEEVKIESIAETALLSVPTEAGEHELKLVFVPRGFELGLTMSIGGLILLLVLCLIRKLYIVKKDKERVSNYIELKNNLYAEYREAYSFIESLKLENENSDDLLVESERVRKDGETAVVAQEIREAEELLASANALEKARAYESKNYKLRIADSNEIYYELEQKALREREIDSLMKGINKYLKDKSGEFDAIEVDEAKVADNVIVRQAPELSENLQTELESAEQEVEAESAERDEIAESAEYEKVEEAETEKNEVEAENALDNLADTDADIQWKKSDDNQD
- the rsmI gene encoding 16S rRNA (cytidine(1402)-2'-O)-methyltransferase, which translates into the protein MRDDFIESFPKKKLQEIWESTEVEPGVLYIVGTPIGNLGDISVRALSTLAQVDTVLAEDTRTSSELLLPFGIKPHYLSFHQHNFRSRIENVIADLESGKSIAQISDAGMPTISDPGVELVDACLDAGLEVRVVPGPSASIAIVSLGGLPADDFRFVGFLPQKESDKHELLQDIKNYRGITVLYEAPHRLLQTLNDLVAAGFGQRELVVGRELTKRYEEVIRDTVENIIEYYSENKIRGEFVLLLGKTSAAEEAAQSINEEQDLKEQIEEALKADKTSKTILLELQDKSNLPKNELKKMIASIKTELEN